The following are from one region of the Falco biarmicus isolate bFalBia1 chromosome 1, bFalBia1.pri, whole genome shotgun sequence genome:
- the PEX12 gene encoding peroxisome assembly protein 12, with product MAELGAHLTAASAGDDRPSIFEAVAQDSLMAAVKPALQHLVKVLAEANPGRYGFLWRWFDEIYVVVDLLLQQHYLARCSASFSENFYSLKRIPIAGHRQQPLASAGLPKKQHWKSLLLLVLVPYLKGKLEKLVSSLREEDEYSIHPPSSSWKRFYTAFLAAYPFVNMTWEGWFLIQQLCYILGKAQHHSPMLRLAGVRLVRLTAEDIQALEKKLAGAPSSQTHSIKIQVQSAVRKALGGFAFSLSTGLSIGVFFLQFLDWWYSSENQETIKSLTALPTPPPPVHLNNGASSALLPKLKTVCPLCRKIRVNATALSTSGFVFCYRCVYSYVKTHQRCPITGYATELQHLVKLYSPEG from the exons ATGGCGGAGCTGGGCGCCCACCTCACGGCCGCCTCGGCCGGTGACGACCGGCCCTCCATCTTCGAGGCGGTGGCCCAGGACAGCCTGATGGCCGCCGTGAAACCCGCCCTGCAGCACCTGGTGAAG GTGCTTGCTGAAGCTAATCCTGGCCGATACGGCTTCCTCTGGCGCTGGTTTGATGAGATCTACGTCGTTGTGGAtttgctgctccagcagcactaTCTGGCCAGGTGCAGCGCCTCCTTTTCCGAAAACTTCTATAGCTTAAAGAGGATACCAATAGCAGGTCACAGACAGCAGCCTCTGGCCTCTGCTGGCCTGCCAAAGAAGCAGCACTGGAAGTCTCTCCTCTTGCTGGTTCTTGTTCCTTACCTAAAAGGAAAGCTAGAGAAACTGGTGTCCAGCCTGAGGGAAGAGGATGAGTACTCCATCCACCCTCCATCGTCATCCTGGAAGCGCTTTTACACAGCCTTTCTAGCTGCCTACCCCTTTGTAAACATGACCTGGGAGGGTTGGTTTCTTATCCAGCAGTTGTGCTATATCCTTGGGAAAGCTCAGCATCATTCACCCATGCTGCGTCTGGCTGGTGTTCGCCTGGTCAGACTGACTGCAGAGGATATCCAGGCCCTGGAGAAGAAGCTGGCCGGAGCCCCTTCAAGTCAAACACACAG CATCAAAATACAAGTGCAGTCAGCAGTGAGGAAAGCCTTGGGTGGCTTTGCCTTCTCCCTGTCCACTGGGCTGTCCATCGGTGTGTTCTTCCTCCAGTTCCTGGACTGGTGGTACTCCTCAGAAAACCAAGAGACAATCAAATCTCTGACAGCACTCCCAACTCCTCCACCCCCTGTGCACCTCAACAACGGGGCCAGCTCAGCTCTCCTACCCAAACTGAAGACTGTGTGCCCTCTGTGCCGCAAAATTCGCGTTAATGCCACGGCCCTGTCCACGTCTGGCTTTGTATTTTGCTACCGCTGTGTGTACAGTTACGTGAAGACTCACCAGCGCTGCCCCATCACGGGCTACgccacagagctgcagcacctTGTCAAACTGTACTCTCCTGAGGGCTGA